From the genome of Papaver somniferum cultivar HN1 unplaced genomic scaffold, ASM357369v1 unplaced-scaffold_21, whole genome shotgun sequence:
CCCTCTTCACCATTAAGATTGTGCCACATCGTTTTCCAAAATTGGACAAGCTCCTGTTGTCCCGGCTGTAACAAGGTCGGATGGATTATTAACGGTGAAAAGATGGTTAGTAAAATCTCTTACAGGGAAAAAAATAAGAAGTCAGAGTTCGAATCATAATATTCAGATCCCGAAACAAAGGTACATGTTCAAACTAATCAATGTAAAACTGTATTATACCGCCAAAAGCATGATTATGATTACCAAGAAAATTATGGGTTTCTAACGTAATCTAAGGATTGGAttttgaatatattttatttttttctttcaagaatattattatttctccAGATTATACATGGAATAGATTAAGAAATTACAAATATATAATTATTCAAGAGATACGGTTTTCACCCATGTCTATCCCTGCAACGAAGAAAAATGACAGAAAAAGATAGAATAAAAAATTAAAGTCATGTTTAGGAAGGAGAGAAATTATAAAATTAAACTTTTGTGTCATTTTAACCATGGGTATTTGTTACACGCTATAATATTTGCTATCCATATTCCTTTCTTGAATTTAGGGTTGTATTAAATTAAATAAAGGATTGGACTTAGTTATTATGTTTTTACCTGTttccttcattttattttccTCACACACACCATATAAATCACCTTAACTTTCTACACCAACAAGTGTTTTGTTTACTGATCAAATTCTTGCTGAAAACCCAGTTCGCCGATGTTAATACCCAAATTTCGGTTTAGTTCCTACCCGTCCTAGATATTGCACATGACCTCACAATACCAATAATACTAAGAGAGAGAACTAcgtttccattgtaccttgtacTTCCTTATATAGGCTTTTCTAAAAACCCctctttttatgacatcatgccacatgtcctaaaccttcttaattaccactaatatCAATCCTTAACATAACCTTTTACTTCTTTGTTAATTCCTCCTTAGTCCTTCCACCCTTTATGGGTATCTTTTATGTGGGCTTGGGTTTAGTCCCCAAGCTCCTACGTCTTGACCCAAGTTTTATCCCTACTCTTTGGGGCATTCCCATCCCGCTAAAGggtgttatttttcatgtattaacAGCCGACCATACTAGTATAACATTCTTTCGCTTCTTTACTAGTATTAGATTGCATTCCATCATATGGTATTTATATATTgcaagaatttccatttgatggGCCAATATAATTAGCATCCTTTTTTTCGTTAAAAAAATATGTTTGCATTGTTGGTTCCATTATTCAATACTCAATTTTCATCGTTTGGTTTGTTTGTAAACTCATCCATAGATCATCAATccttaaaaaaatttgaaaatttagtATTTATAACAAGGTGTAGCAACCCCACAAACAGATCCGTTTATCACCAACTGCTTATTTTGATGTTAAAACTCATTATACGATTTTGTAATCAAATAATTATGTAAATAATCCACCCATAAATAGTATAGGCTCGAGTAAAAATCTTTATTTGTTATAGTAAAATAATGATGATGAATTTGACCTattaaaatatttataaatatagtTTGATGATTAAGGAGTACAATTCCAGACAGATGcggataaaataaaaaaaatactatcaatatCGCAACTGCGAAATGGAGAAGAAAACTTTACTCCAAAAACATGGAAGACATATTTAAAATCAGTTACAGAGAATATTTCTTAGTTTCCGTATCATGTTATAGAGTTCTCATCGACTCGTCTTGGCTGAGCCGAAAATCTTTTGAAAAGATGCCACCTCATCATAATTGCTAACCATTGTATGTATAGATTTGGATGGATAGAAACTTTTTTCTACAGCTTGAGTCCCATGATCCTTCCCTTATCAAAGAAAATTCATATAGGGGTTGTTGCAAACATTAGAGTGTTTTTTTATGTAAACAACATAGGGTTACCAGTTAGTAAAATTAAAAACTCCGTATCCTTAATATCTTCATGTATAATGGCTAGTTTGTCCCTATTTAATTGTAGTAATTTTCTGATTAGATTGGCTAATTCATTATTAACTATAAAATTAGATTTAATGTTAGTTATAGTTATTAGATAGAAAAAACATAAagtttttaggtttcttttttagAGAAAAGAagtagaaggaaaaaaaagaagataaaataccaaacctacaaagaaaataagaaatggcCGAAAATAGTGAAGTATACCTCTAACTTAGCTCCAATATCATTCTTATTGCTCAAAACTAATAAAAGTATGTAAAAGATTTAATCTTTTAGTTTTTCAGGCATGATTACGGTTGAGTTTTCCCGAAAATACTCAACCATAAGACGTTTACAGCTAAAATTGGGGAAACCCCAATCATAACGCATTTACAGTTGGGTTTTGGTATTTCGAACCTGACTGTAACTCATTAAGTGCATTAGTATACGGttggttttgaaaactaaacttaaCCGTAAAGGGATTTGCACAATAAGGAGATTTCAGGATTATTTAAGGCCAGGTTTTATCAAAGTTGAACCTAATTGTAAGACCATTATGGCTAGAAAACCTAACCGTAAGTTCACATACAGATCAAATATCTAATAAATTTACGATTTGGAGTTCTTTAATTCCTTATGTACGGAAGCAGATCCATATAATGAGTTTACTGTTAGGAAATaaagaactcccaaccgtaaataCCTCTGCCACCCTTTTTTTCATACAAATTTGATTGAATTCGAACTATTTAATTCAAACACAATAATGACAAGTAAAAAGTGTGTTTGTGTCAATCTCAATCTAGTTTTTTTGTTGAGGCGTTTGAAATTATCTTAGGTTGCTTGATTATATTGGTGAGGTTCAACAATTGGAGGTTGTTGTTAATGGAGGATTATGGTtgaggagaaaaaaaaaagaggaaaagaaatgaattaaaattaattagttatcaagttttttatttttaagcttTTATTTGACGAAGGGTAATTCAAACATTTGATATTTCCTTAAGACACTCCTAACCAACAAACAAATCACTAGGAATCCTGGATAAACCCATGTGGTCTTTTGACAATCCCTATAAGAGGTTTCTTATTAAAACGAGCTAACTGCACTCTAAAGGCCATATCCCATAGTGTCAAAATCGTCTATCTTCTTTGGTTCATAATCTAGCAAACTCTGAATGGCtaaattttatttcattttaaaaCGCGACTTAAGTAGTTGAaagttttttaatttaatttaatttgttttggTAAGAAAGTAGTCGAAAGCTTTGCTAACACATTCTTAACTATAAACTATGATCCAAAAGGTCTATAACTCCAAGGGACGCCCTTAGATAAGTATACCCCAAAATAATCATTACTATTTAGAAAGTTTTCTCGAGAAATAAGAATAGCTAGCTTCACGGTGCCACCCAAACGTCCTTTAAATAGTGTTTATAGGTAAAACCCTTCCTGTATacaatattttgattttaaatgttcGGCTTTTTGGATAATTTGAAACTGCTCTTTATATGTTTGTTAAAAtacctaaaacaaaaaatttTTGTTCTTGTGACAAGCATGCTTAAGATTTCTATTAAGAAAGTGTAATGTTGCTGGTAATTGGAAAAAGTTAGTGTAAATGATCTATGCTATTTTCATTAAAGTGTTAGTGATACAAGTTGTTGGTTTCTTGAAACAGATTAGGAAAAGGAAATACGTTCGATTCTTCTCTTatgtttatttctttttgttgttcTTATCATCTGGACGCAGTAAGCTATGCGCAACAAGATGCCATTATAATCGATTTTCAATCATCTTAAATTCCTTTTTAATGGTTCAATGGTAAAAATGTCAAAAGAAAATCTTATATTTTAGATTAAATTTTGACATACTTTTGCGGATTGTACGTAGTTATTttttgaaatgaaaataaaaattatgaaaaatagaaATACTGGTTGCATTTTATCCACATGGGTTGTATTTAATCACAACACTTTAATATGGATAATTTAGTAACTAATAAACCACATTCTCAAGATATCGAATAATTATTATTGAAACCATTTTAAATGTTGAAATTTGTACACAGAACATTGGATATAACAAGTTTTTCATGTTTGTATGAGCACATTAACCTGAAAATTAAAATTTTCGATTAACATCAAATTAATCAGCTTATCAAGCTTTTCTATGACACacctttttatttccttttgatGTGATAATAACCCATATAGAAGTTAATTCATATATGAGcttattcaaaaattaatccaaTATTTTTAAAGGATTAGGCGTTTCTTCGTATTGTAAACTATTAACGAAAATTTACGAATTAATTTCTTTTAGTTAATATTTACTCgcattttcaaaaaccataataAATTTTAAATTTAGCATTCGTAAAAACTAAAATTTGTTTGTACATTCACGAATTGCCGCTTTTTCTAAAGCTTGTCGTGTGCTGCTCCTTGATTAATTATTTTGTTGTTGTAATGTTCAGATGAAGTCCAGTTTAGAGAAGTTTCCGACGATGTTTGAACTAAACTACCTCAAGACCTTGGAGATTTCTGGCTTTCAAGGAAGTGTTATGGAAATAAAGcttgtagaattttttttgaggaAGGCTAGCATCTTTGGGAAATTGTGTCCTTTCTATAGACGCGGTTTCAGTAGGATTCAAcataagaaattttttgatgAGGCTGCAGTGTTTCCAAGGGCTTCTCTGGGTGTCGCTATTTTGTTTACTTGATTAGTAATCGAGTGGGGAAAAAATAGTTTCCATATGCACCTGTAAAGACTTCacaataatcttcttcttttttcacaTCTTGACCAGTCTTAGACTTTGTAGTAGAGATGGAACTAAAAACTGAGCGATCAATATATGATATGAATTCATGGAAGATCTCCATGGTTGTGAATTTTTATAAAGAACAAACTCTCCACATTGAAAACTTAATTAAAACATAATAGAGAATTCTATCattgaataaaaaataaaaagaaatctatCAATGTAAATTTAATAACTTCACAACTGGTTGAAAAAAAACTTATTAAGAGTTTTCCGACATTTTCTCTtatccaccaccacaaccaccaccaccacatcaGCCGACAATTATCTAAATCCGGAAGCCAGTCAAGATTTTGATTAAGAAAGTGTATTATTGTTGGTAATTCGAAAAAGTTTGTGTAAATGATCTATGCTAATGGGATTAAAGTTTTAGTGATACATGTTGTTGGTTTCTTGAAACAAATTAGGAAAAGGAAAAACGTTCGATTCTTCTTTTGTATTTGTTTCCTCTTGTTGTTCTTGTCAACTGGATGCAATAAGATACACGCAACAAGATGACATTATGATCGATTTTCAAACCTCTTAAATTCCTTTTTACTGGTTGAATGATATATTTTGGATGAAAATTTGACATACTTTTCGGATTGCATTTAGTTATTttttgaaatgaaaataaaacttatgaaaaataaaatatcgGTTGTATTTTATCTGAAtggggttgtatttagtcacaaCACTTTAATATGAATAATTTAATAACTAATAAGTCAATCATTTTCAAGACAGTGAATAATTATTTTTGAAACTATAGTTTTAAATGTTGAAATTTGTTCATAGAACATTGGATATAACGAATTTTGCATGTTTGTACGAGCTCATTAACCTAACAATTAAAACTTTCGATTAACATCGAATTAATTAGTTTATCAAGGTTTCCTATGACACCACTTTTTATTCCCTTTTCCATGATAATAACCCATAAgaagttaaatatttttaaaggCTTAAGTGTTTCTTCATATTGTAAAATTTTAACGAAAATATACGAATTAAATCTCTTTTAGTGAATGTTTACTTGCATTTTCAAAAACCAGAATAAATCTAGAATTTGTAAAAACTAAAATCTATTTGTATGTTTACGAGTTACCGACGTGAATCGATTTGAAGAAACACAATGGATACATtagatttaggtttttatatATACGAATATATTTGTCCAACATTTCTTCTTTTACACCTCAATATATTTATTTTGTGTACCAATTATAATTTGGTTGTTAAAACGTGTCTTACGTGCTAAACACTCAATGTAAAGAAAGTCCTTACATTATTGACACGCGTGATCTCTCTTGATGTAATGCATACGATATGTATTATGTATTGGGAGTCCTCAAGCTTTGTATTGCATAATCTCTCTTGATCTAATGCATACAATATGTATTATGTATTGGGAGTCCTCAAGCTTTGTATTGCATATGGAATAACAAGCTTTGTATTGCATATGGAATAACTAAGTATTCACATAACCGAGTTGCATGATCCCTTAAAATGAGTTTCTACCTGCTACGATATGCCGTGTTGATCATCTAACTCTTCTTCTCTCTGTTTGCAAGTACGGTAGGAGTATATATTGTACTGGTTTCACCGTCTAGCAAGAGTTTTGATAGATTAATCCTTTTCACGGTGATTTATGCACACAATGCCTatgatacatattgatatattTTGAGATTAATTTTGTAAACCTTTATTATTTGAGTTTACGAATTTCTAGTAAATCTCTTATTAACATTTTTAGTAATTGGTAGATCTATGATTATTATGACATGGTTTTATAAATAATTTCTTGTGGAAACGCACGATGTTTTTCCCTCATTCGTGTTATGTATCGTTTTTATTTACTTTCGATTTTTTGTTCGTATTAGAATTAAACATATTTAGAAAATGATTAATAGTTTAGTTACAAACACCTGACACAATTTCAGTGACTGCGAAGGAAAACAAATCCAAACCTTTGTGGATTCAACAGTTTGTATCAGGTTAACTTTTTCTCTGGCCTGTTAATTCaaaattctaattttaatttattttttaggaGATTTTTCTGCCTAAACTTATGTTAAGTTTTAAACCTCGCCGAAAAAATTTATCCAAAAGTTGGGAGAAGTTTCGAACCTCACCTACATATCATCTATTGTCAGTATTTAGCGTGAATGGTAAATGGTGTGGTGTATTTTACCATATACAATTCCATTTTGCTATTCCTGGACGTAGCTACTTTAATTAACCATTTTTCAGCGGGTAAGCTGGTGTTTTTTTTATCATCTTTTATATTTCATTTGAATTCTGAATTTAAGTTTTCATGAAATGGAATACCACATTTATGTAGTTTTAGACCACTAATGGAAATTTTAACAACTCTTTTTTTATAAAGCAATGACAATTTTAATATATCACTGTAGAAATATTTCTAGATTATTTACCAAATTAAATGTATtggctttttgttttgttttttatttttttatttttgaagagaTGATCCTACCTATGCCTTCAAAGGACCATCATATTGTTATATTCGTAGATGGAACCTTTCATTCTCTGTTTAGTTGTAAGACTATATTGATGTACCCATACAATCCTGAAACATGGATGGAGATTGAAAGtgtaaaaaattaaaattataatGCGCGGAAAAACtgaaatgatgaaaaaaaataacataactaACAAAAATATAGCCTCTAAGATTGCATACACAATTaaacaaaaatataaacaaaacAAAGATGAATTGCCTGCATTAAATTAATATGTATGAAAATAGAAAAATTGTAATAAGAAACTGAAGTGATGGCAGAAAAAGGTTGCAAAGTCTAAACTAAAACGGAAATGAAATGAAAACATAAATGaagtttttaataaaatttttttCGCCCCTgacaatattttaaattaaaattCAGTCTGATCTGGTGTTAGAAATTTTTCACACCCACGTAGTGCATGTCCTTCAGTTATGAGTAGTCAATACATGGCATCTAACAcaagttctcatcttcttctaGGGAACTGAACCTGTTTCTTTCctatcaataaaaaaaagaatcATAACATTATAGTAGGTTTCATAATAAAAATCAACTGAAAAATTCAATTCGAAGAATTTGAAAGATAACTAATAAATCAATACCAAAGAAGGAAATACCCTAAAAGACGAATCCGAGTATCCGATGACTGATTTGACTACCACGATTAGCTTATTCTAAAGCTGATCGACTGAAGAAAACCAATTCGAAGGATAAACTATAAATTCACTTCAGTATTGGAATCTTGGTGTCTTTTGATATTGATGTTGATGAAGAGTGTTGATGGAATCTCAGTACAAGTAGATGTGgtatccatttttgttgaaaaacTTGGTCTACTAGAAACGATAAAGTCAGCAAGAACTTCACaagaatttgatgaaatcaaACAAGAAGATAAATTCGACCTAAATGAAATTAGAGATATTAATTAGGAATGTTAAGAAGAGAGGTTAAAGATGATCCGATCTTCTCAGATATGATCCTTTCAGATCTGCGCAGATAAGCTCCAACGGCTAAGGTTTGGGTTTCTTTCAGTGATTGGTTTCAAGAAGGAGATGTTGTTTTTCAAATCAGTGATATTTATCAATTGACTCGTCTGAATCTGACTAATTATATAGAATTTGTCTTATTACACTGCGATGGAGTTGGAGTTGCAAAGAAAAGGTTGGTAAATAAATTTTCCTTGCTTATGCATGTATATATTGGAAAGACAAAAATAATTTAGGCTTTTCAAGGGTAAGCAAAACTCTCTTTTTTTGCGGATTTGGGCTTGCAAAATTTATAGGACTAATGGAGAAATGTGGCAGCCCATGGAGGGCAACCTTGCCCGGGGCTGCCAACATCCTGATTTCTATTCATAGTCTCGCATCATACAAGTTGTTTATTTAATTTAGTCGCCCGCCACAAAATCAGACTGACATCCTCACTGACTCCCTCGCTCAGTAATTATCAGCCTCTTCCTCCTCCACTGAAGTCAAGTAGGTAACTCCtttttcatcaaatttcttaattcTTTCCATCTTTGATTTTCGGATATTAAAAAATGGAAATTATACAACTGCTCTTTATATGTTTGCCAGAATGACTAAGAGAAGAAAAATATTGTTTAGAGGATAAATCAATCTAGCAATTTTAATGATGAAGAACCCGATTGTGATGTTGTTTGATCTGTGCTAATGTAATGTCATTAATACAGGTTGGTGGAAAAGGCATTACGTTTGGTTCCTCTCTTGTTATAGTTAAGGGTTTGTTCAATGGGAAAAATAGATCATCAAAGGGGTGAACGCAGACTTCCACCATCCCCAAAGGTATCACCTTGGCTTGTTATCCCACATGGCAAAGATAGTAAGTTTCAAGCTTTTTATAACATATGTGCTGATGATCAATTAAACAAGAGATGTTCAAAAAAAGTTTATACCAGAATTAAGTAAAAGGGATTTTCGGCAGAAAAATTGTCATCAAGGATGGTTAATTGTTCTTTGTCATGATACTACTGATCCTATTTATGGAGATTGTTTACTTTGGAATCCTCAAACACTAGATACCGTTCAATTACCTTCTCTGTTGGATTATTATGAAACAGACGATAAATATTGGCTCAAAGATTGTATTTTGACTTCACCTCCTCAGATCAACACCACCATCAGAAGCGACAGTAGTAGTACCAGTAGTGATGGTTATAACTATGATAAAGATTCCATGGTTTATTTACTTTTTGATGGAGGTCACAATAATGTTGTTTGTACTGACGTTCTTTTATTTTGCCACCCCGGTGAAAAAGAATGGAGAAGGCATGAGCTTAATGTATCAGAAGAACCAAAAACGATGTTGTATCTCAAAAATAAGTTACATATAATGTGCTTCAACCCTGTCTACTATGTGATAGAAGTACAAAGTGGGTCTGATATGGATGATGAAGAAACCGTCTCAGTAGGTGATGAACTCATTGTTAGCCCAGACAGCATTCCTGTAACGGAATCAGGAACTGGAGGTATGCTTCGAACTGTTGAGCAATATTGTCTGGAGTCTTTTGGTGAGGTCTTCCGAATTCGGAAATGGAGCATCCGTAGAGGTATTTATACAAACTGTATACGCAAGATTGAAATATGGAAATTAGATTCCGCTTTGATGGCTTGAGAGAATGTGAAAAGTTTGGATGACCATGTCTTTTTTGTAAGCTATCATACACAACTGTCTTGCTTGGCCTCAGACTTGGGATTTTCAAAAGGTTGTATGTATTTTACGCAAGACGAAGAAATGAGCTTGTACAAATATGACTTGGAAGATCAAAGTATTTTGCTTTCTTTACCATGTCCTGATCTACCAACGCCGTGGTTCCAACCTGAATGGTTGATGATTACTGCAACCCCAAGGTAATTTTGAAGAACATCGCGCTTTGTCTCATTAATTTGTACTTACTTTTGTTTAAGTATCATCAAATTGAAATTTCTTTTAAAAGCAGGCAAGCTATCTTTCTTCTTTTCATAAATCCCTTTGTTCGAATCTCACTAAAATTTATCATTAGTCTTTTTTATCTTCACATAACAATTTAAGTAACCACAGACGCAGAGCCTCCTTTGTCTGTCCAGCCAAACTTTTGGTACCAAGATTATTTTGACCATTTAGCCAaactggtctctttttttttttttccttgcagAGTTATTGAAAATCTGTAAAGACGGTCAACAGTTTTCAATTGAAAATTCACAGAGTTATTTAAATTGTTAGAAGAGAGGAAGATCCCAAGTTTTTCCTGGCCAATCATTTTGCACAAAATTTTCAACCAAGTTCTGAACCTAACTGGTTGGGATCGTGCTAAAATGGGGATCCTCATTTACTGAAGTCCTAAATGTAAATTCAGTTATAAGTGCCAGTGTATGTGTATGTGTGTTTAGGGGTCTGCAAGATGGATGCACAATGTAAATTCAGTTATAActtcttcctctttgtctttTTCTATTAGACTCCATCCAGAGTAGACTGACTAGGTTATCGCTTTCTACAGATAGTGTCTCT
Proteins encoded in this window:
- the LOC113339246 gene encoding uncharacterized protein LOC113339246, whose protein sequence is MVYLLFDGGHNNVVCTDVLLFCHPGEKEWRRHELNVSEEPKTMLYLKNKLHIMCFNPVYYVIEVQSGSDMDDEETVSVGDELIVSPDSIPVTESGTGGMLRTVEQYCLESFGEVFRIRKWSIRRDLGFSKGCMYFTQDEEMSLYKYDLEDQSILLSLPCPDLPTPWFQPEWLMITATPRVDDKRQMSDCILGKVEDMDKVIKVTENIPCVAWDGEKDGIGEAKLGMLASDDFVWSVSNHVHTLDYIRLRAVSKRYRAIMSLKRPSSARTIRAP